In Anaerobranca californiensis DSM 14826, the following are encoded in one genomic region:
- the rpsC gene encoding 30S ribosomal protein S3, translating to MGQKVNPIGLRVGIIRDWDARWYADKRTYVDTLHEDLKLRKYIRKNLANSGVSRIEIERAANRIRVTIHTAKPGMVIGKGGAGVENLRKQLENLVNTDKNNKKQVHLNIVEIKNPDLDAQLVAESIATQLERRIAFRRAMKQAISRTLKAGAKGIKTSVSGRLGGADMARTEWYTEGNVPLQTLRADIDYGFAEADTTYGKIGVKVWIYKGEVLPEAKAKKAEEGGK from the coding sequence GTGGGTCAAAAGGTAAATCCTATTGGTCTGCGTGTAGGTATAATTCGTGATTGGGATGCCAGATGGTATGCTGATAAAAGAACTTATGTAGATACCCTACATGAAGACTTAAAGTTAAGAAAATATATCAGAAAAAACTTAGCTAATTCTGGGGTTTCAAGAATAGAAATTGAAAGGGCCGCTAACAGAATTAGAGTGACAATCCACACTGCAAAGCCAGGTATGGTTATCGGTAAAGGTGGAGCAGGCGTTGAGAATTTAAGGAAACAACTAGAAAACCTTGTCAATACAGACAAGAATAACAAAAAACAAGTACATTTAAACATTGTAGAAATCAAAAATCCTGATTTAGATGCTCAACTTGTTGCAGAAAGCATTGCTACACAGCTTGAAAGAAGGATTGCTTTCAGAAGAGCAATGAAACAAGCAATTAGCCGTACTTTAAAAGCCGGTGCTAAGGGTATTAAAACAAGTGTAAGTGGACGTCTAGGTGGAGCTGATATGGCCCGTACTGAGTGGTATACAGAAGGGAATGTTCCTTTACAAACCTTAAGAGCTGACATTGACTATGGGTTCGCTGAAGCTGATACCACTTATGGTAAAATCGGTGTTAAGGTTTGGATCTATAAAGGAGAAGTTCTTCCAGAAGCGAAAGCTAAAAAGGCTGAGGAAGGAGGAAAATAG